In Zunongwangia profunda SM-A87, the following proteins share a genomic window:
- a CDS encoding homocysteine S-methyltransferase family protein, translated as MSKLEELLAEKILILDGAMGTMLQEYKFTEEDFRGDRFKDWPVSLQGNNDLLSITQPEAIATIHKKYFQAGADIVETNTFSGTTIAMADYQMEELVDELNYESAKIAKQVATELTEANPDQPKFVAGAMGPTNKTASMSPDVNDPGYRAISFDELRVAYKQQARALIKGGVDILLVETVFDTLNAKAALFAIDELKEELDLDIPVMVSGTITDASGRTLSGQTAEAFLISVSHIPLLSIGFNCALGAKQLTPHLEVLSYKTQYGVSAYPNAGLPNAFGEYDESPDEMAIQTKEYLDKSLVNILGGCCGTTPDHIKAIANIAKDYKPRPIKSLQHKKASA; from the coding sequence ATGTCGAAATTAGAAGAATTACTAGCCGAAAAAATATTAATCCTTGATGGAGCAATGGGAACCATGCTTCAGGAATATAAATTTACTGAAGAAGACTTCCGTGGCGATCGTTTTAAAGATTGGCCGGTGTCATTACAGGGAAATAATGATCTCCTTTCTATCACCCAACCCGAGGCAATAGCCACGATCCATAAGAAATACTTTCAGGCAGGAGCCGATATTGTGGAAACTAATACATTTTCGGGAACTACCATTGCTATGGCCGATTATCAAATGGAAGAACTCGTTGATGAATTAAATTACGAGTCGGCTAAAATCGCTAAACAAGTAGCTACAGAATTAACTGAAGCAAATCCCGATCAACCTAAATTTGTTGCCGGAGCGATGGGACCTACAAACAAAACAGCAAGTATGTCTCCAGATGTAAATGATCCCGGGTATCGGGCAATTTCTTTTGACGAACTTAGAGTCGCGTATAAACAACAAGCAAGAGCCTTAATAAAAGGAGGAGTAGACATTTTGTTGGTAGAGACCGTATTCGATACTTTAAATGCTAAAGCAGCTCTTTTTGCAATAGATGAACTTAAAGAAGAATTAGATTTGGATATTCCGGTGATGGTAAGCGGTACGATTACCGATGCTTCAGGTAGAACCTTATCTGGGCAAACCGCAGAAGCTTTTCTTATATCAGTTTCACATATTCCATTATTAAGTATTGGTTTTAATTGTGCATTGGGGGCAAAACAGCTAACTCCGCATTTAGAAGTATTGTCTTATAAAACACAATATGGTGTTTCGGCCTATCCCAATGCCGGTTTGCCAAACGCTTTTGGAGAGTACGATGAATCTCCCGATGAAATGGCGATTCAAACTAAAGAATATCTCGATAAAAGTTTAGTTAACATCTTAGGAGGATGTTGCGGTACAACACCAGATCATATAAAAGCAATTGCAAATATTGCTAAAGATTACAAACCTAGACCTATAAAAAGTCTTCAACATAAAAAAGCTTCGGCCTAA
- a CDS encoding OsmC family protein, producing MKIFLKRLNDAYHFETKNERGDIVHLDNKSEENPQGGSPMDMLLRGIAGCSSIDVVMILKKQKIELEDLQVEVEGFREDGAVPNVFKKIHLNFMLKGDVTPQKALRAVELSMDKYCSVAKMLEKAAEISYEVYVNGEVVK from the coding sequence ATGAAAATCTTTCTAAAAAGGCTTAACGATGCCTATCACTTTGAGACCAAAAATGAACGTGGAGATATTGTTCATTTAGATAATAAATCTGAAGAAAACCCACAGGGAGGTAGCCCAATGGATATGTTACTTCGTGGTATTGCCGGTTGTAGCAGTATTGATGTGGTGATGATTCTTAAAAAGCAGAAAATAGAGCTAGAAGATCTTCAGGTAGAAGTAGAAGGCTTTAGAGAAGATGGAGCTGTGCCAAATGTTTTTAAAAAAATTCATTTAAATTTTATGCTGAAAGGAGATGTTACTCCACAAAAAGCACTGCGTGCCGTAGAGCTTTCAATGGATAAATACTGCTCGGTAGCAAAAATGCTGGAAAAAGCTGCTGAAATATCTTACGAAGTATATGTAAATGGGGAAGTTGTAAAGTAA
- a CDS encoding NAD(P)/FAD-dependent oxidoreductase translates to MIKTDILIIGAGPTGLFTVFEAGLLKLKTHLIDALPQPGGQCSEIYPKKPIYDIPAFPEINAGDLVNNLMEQIKPFEPGFTLGERAETLEKLDDGTFIVTTNKGTKHQAPVVAIAGGLGSFEPRKPPIQNITDYEDKGVEYFIKDPEIYRDKKVVIAGGGDSALDWAIYLADVAEEVALVHRRKEFRGALDSVEKVSELSKLGKIEMITNAEVVGLNGENELEQVVIRHKDEARGEEFRDVDHFIPLFGLSPKLGPIGNWGLEIEKNAIKVDNSYDYATNIPGVYAIGDVNTYKGKLKLILSGFHEAAIMCQSAYQRIFPDKKYVLKYTTVGGVEGFDGSKKEAKKEVVQSIG, encoded by the coding sequence ATGATTAAAACAGATATCCTAATTATAGGAGCAGGCCCCACAGGATTATTTACCGTTTTTGAAGCGGGATTATTAAAATTGAAAACACATTTAATCGATGCCTTACCCCAGCCGGGTGGGCAATGTTCAGAAATTTATCCAAAGAAACCGATTTATGATATTCCTGCATTCCCGGAAATTAATGCCGGGGATTTGGTGAATAATCTGATGGAACAAATAAAACCTTTTGAGCCTGGATTTACTTTAGGAGAACGTGCAGAGACTTTAGAAAAGTTAGACGATGGAACCTTTATCGTAACTACCAATAAAGGAACAAAGCATCAGGCTCCCGTAGTAGCCATTGCAGGAGGTTTAGGTTCTTTTGAACCTCGTAAACCGCCAATTCAAAATATTACTGATTATGAAGATAAAGGCGTAGAATATTTTATTAAAGACCCTGAAATATATCGCGATAAGAAAGTAGTGATTGCCGGTGGTGGAGATTCTGCTTTAGATTGGGCCATTTATTTAGCTGATGTTGCTGAAGAAGTAGCCCTGGTACACCGAAGAAAAGAATTTAGGGGCGCTTTAGATTCTGTAGAAAAGGTATCTGAATTGTCCAAACTCGGTAAAATTGAAATGATCACTAATGCTGAGGTGGTGGGTCTTAACGGAGAAAATGAGTTAGAACAGGTAGTGATTCGTCATAAAGATGAAGCACGTGGAGAAGAATTCAGAGATGTAGATCATTTTATTCCACTATTTGGATTATCACCAAAATTAGGGCCAATTGGAAATTGGGGATTAGAAATCGAAAAGAATGCCATTAAAGTGGATAATTCTTATGATTATGCGACCAATATTCCCGGTGTTTATGCGATTGGAGATGTAAATACCTATAAAGGAAAATTAAAACTGATTTTATCCGGTTTTCATGAGGCAGCGATTATGTGTCAGAGTGCGTACCAAAGAATTTTCCCAGATAAAAAGTATGTGCTTAAATATACTACGGTAGGTGGAGTAGAAGGATTCGATGGATCTAAAAAAGAAGCCAAAAAAGAAGTAGTACAGAGTATAGGTTAG
- a CDS encoding precorrin-2 dehydrogenase/sirohydrochlorin ferrochelatase family protein: MKARNELYPVFLKVNNLNILVVGGGNVGHEKLHFLLKSSPNANVEVVAKWFAPETEALAKKHDIKLIKGRYRKKYLKKRHIVVAATNDARLNKRVHRHAKRRYLLANIADTPELCDFYMGGIVNKGNVKIAISTNGKSPTTAKRLRQFFEEVIPEDVNRMVENLNEYRKTIKGDFEAKVEQLNTITESLIVKRDKND; the protein is encoded by the coding sequence ATGAAAGCAAGAAACGAATTATATCCTGTTTTTTTAAAAGTAAATAACCTAAACATTCTTGTTGTAGGAGGGGGAAATGTAGGGCATGAGAAATTACATTTCTTATTGAAGTCAAGTCCTAATGCGAATGTAGAGGTCGTGGCCAAATGGTTTGCTCCAGAAACCGAAGCACTTGCCAAAAAACACGATATAAAATTAATCAAAGGCAGATATCGAAAGAAATATTTAAAAAAACGTCATATTGTAGTTGCCGCGACCAACGATGCCCGGTTAAATAAAAGAGTACATCGACATGCCAAGCGAAGGTATTTGCTGGCTAATATTGCCGATACGCCCGAGTTATGTGATTTTTATATGGGAGGTATTGTCAATAAAGGCAATGTGAAAATAGCGATTTCCACCAACGGAAAATCACCAACAACGGCCAAGCGCTTACGTCAGTTTTTTGAAGAAGTGATTCCGGAGGATGTTAACCGAATGGTCGAAAATCTTAATGAATATCGTAAAACCATTAAAGGCGATTTTGAAGCCAAGGTGGAACAATTAAATACTATAACCGAATCCTTAATCGTAAAGAGAGATAAAAATGATTAA
- the cobA gene encoding uroporphyrinogen-III C-methyltransferase: protein MPIERRRYKMYNLPKLSVVGAGPGDPELITLKALNTLKSAKVVLYDALINRELLDYAPQAEHIYVGKRKNKHRYSQDEINDLIVNYANERGHVVRLKGGDPFIFGRGSEEINYARSKGLDTAVVSGITSSISVPANVGIPLTQRGTAESFWVITGTTSARKLSSDVYLAAQSTATVVILMGMSKLSEIVKIFSEFGKEDTPVGIIQNGTTINEKSGFGTIKTIEKVVAEKQLTAPSIIVIGEVVKESHQLPKELKEVSGFSASAYSKFLKIGAA, encoded by the coding sequence ATGCCTATAGAACGAAGGAGGTACAAGATGTATAATCTACCAAAATTAAGTGTAGTTGGTGCCGGTCCGGGTGATCCTGAGCTAATCACTTTAAAAGCTTTAAATACACTAAAATCAGCTAAAGTAGTTTTATACGATGCGCTTATCAATAGAGAATTATTGGACTATGCGCCACAAGCTGAGCATATATATGTTGGGAAACGAAAAAATAAACATCGATATTCTCAGGATGAAATCAATGATCTTATTGTGAATTATGCGAATGAGCGTGGTCACGTAGTTCGACTTAAAGGTGGAGACCCTTTTATCTTTGGGAGAGGTTCTGAAGAGATTAATTACGCCCGGAGTAAAGGCTTAGATACTGCAGTGGTTTCAGGAATCACCTCGTCTATTTCTGTTCCGGCCAACGTTGGGATTCCGCTTACGCAGCGCGGAACTGCAGAAAGTTTTTGGGTGATTACAGGAACAACTTCTGCTAGGAAATTATCGAGTGATGTATATCTGGCCGCGCAATCTACCGCAACAGTTGTCATTTTAATGGGAATGAGTAAGCTTTCCGAAATCGTAAAGATTTTTAGTGAATTCGGGAAAGAAGATACACCGGTGGGTATTATTCAAAATGGAACCACTATCAATGAAAAATCAGGTTTTGGAACTATAAAGACTATTGAAAAAGTCGTTGCAGAAAAACAACTTACTGCACCTTCAATCATCGTAATAGGTGAGGTTGTAAAAGAAAGCCATCAATTGCCTAAAGAACTCAAAGAAGTTAGCGGATTTTCAGCTTCGGCCTATTCAAAATTTTTAAAAATAGGGGCAGCATAA
- a CDS encoding HEPN domain-containing protein: protein MQSFRTEIENPVVEKDIIDLEKKIRLFREGKADEEKFRSLRLARGVYGQRQAGVQMVRIKLPFGKVTSEQLHRIADVSDEYSTGRLHITTRQDIQIHYVSLDRTPELWAQLEKDDITLREACGNTVRNITASPTAGIDVDEPFDVSPYADAAFRFFLRNPICQEMGRKFKIAFSATDEDTALSYIHDLGFIPKLKNGKRGFKVMLGGGLGSQPRHADKLYDFIEAEKIIPLIESVLRVFDRHGERAKRLKARMKFLIKDIGLEAFLELVDEQKKALSQEKVEFHIDKFEAAPPLQDIEVPSIKIEDEKDYKVWRNTNVIPQKQEGLFAIGIRVPLGDFYTGGARQLAGLIKKYAGNEIRLSLRQDILVRHVREELLPFFYTELKKLGYAETGYDKTVDITACPGTDTCNLGIASSTGIADVLEDVLKEEYPQFINGKDITIKISGCMNACGQHNMAEIGFQGMSIKSGKAVAPALQVLLGGGVLGNGEGRFADKVVKVPSKRGPEALRVLLNDFDANARSDEKFIQYYDRQGKTYFYDLLKDLADTSDLSENDFIDWGHEKPYIKAVGVGECAGVVIDLIATLLFESEEKIDNAQSALDRKAWADSIYHSYTSIVNSAKALLLADDVKTNTQAGIIAQFDELFVETGKIELSTSFKEFTYQLNEHEPSEEFAQKYIEDARLFLKRVDAYRTKEVQDV, encoded by the coding sequence ATGCAAAGTTTTAGAACCGAAATTGAAAATCCTGTTGTCGAAAAAGACATCATCGATTTAGAAAAGAAAATTCGACTGTTTCGCGAAGGCAAAGCAGATGAAGAGAAATTCCGAAGCCTGCGCCTTGCGCGTGGAGTTTACGGCCAAAGGCAGGCTGGTGTACAAATGGTTCGTATAAAACTGCCTTTTGGAAAAGTAACTTCAGAGCAATTACATCGTATTGCTGATGTATCTGATGAATATTCTACCGGAAGACTACATATCACTACCCGCCAGGATATCCAGATTCATTATGTAAGCTTAGATCGTACGCCCGAACTTTGGGCGCAGCTTGAAAAGGATGATATTACACTCCGTGAGGCCTGTGGAAATACTGTAAGAAATATTACGGCGTCGCCAACAGCCGGGATTGATGTTGATGAACCTTTTGATGTTTCCCCTTATGCTGATGCTGCTTTTCGATTTTTTCTACGGAACCCAATTTGCCAGGAAATGGGACGTAAGTTTAAAATTGCATTTTCTGCAACAGATGAGGATACGGCCTTAAGCTATATCCATGATCTTGGGTTTATTCCGAAGTTAAAAAACGGAAAACGAGGCTTTAAAGTAATGTTGGGTGGCGGACTGGGTTCACAACCGCGCCATGCCGATAAATTATATGATTTTATTGAAGCTGAAAAAATTATTCCGCTTATAGAATCGGTTCTTCGAGTATTTGATCGTCACGGGGAACGGGCAAAACGGTTAAAAGCGAGAATGAAGTTTTTAATCAAGGATATAGGCTTAGAAGCTTTCTTAGAATTAGTTGATGAACAGAAAAAAGCTTTATCTCAAGAAAAAGTAGAATTTCATATCGATAAATTCGAGGCTGCTCCACCACTTCAGGATATTGAGGTTCCTTCAATAAAAATTGAAGATGAAAAGGATTACAAGGTTTGGCGAAATACCAATGTTATCCCGCAGAAACAGGAAGGACTATTTGCTATTGGAATACGTGTACCTTTAGGTGATTTTTATACCGGAGGAGCCAGACAATTAGCCGGTTTGATTAAGAAATACGCGGGAAACGAAATTCGCCTAAGCTTACGTCAGGATATTTTAGTTCGTCATGTACGGGAAGAACTATTACCCTTTTTCTATACTGAATTAAAGAAATTGGGGTATGCAGAAACCGGTTACGATAAAACGGTAGATATTACCGCTTGCCCAGGTACGGATACTTGTAATTTAGGAATTGCCAGTAGTACCGGGATTGCAGATGTTTTGGAAGATGTTTTAAAAGAAGAATATCCGCAGTTTATTAATGGGAAGGATATTACTATAAAAATAAGTGGTTGTATGAATGCCTGCGGGCAGCATAATATGGCTGAAATCGGTTTTCAGGGAATGTCGATTAAATCGGGGAAAGCCGTAGCACCTGCATTACAGGTATTACTTGGGGGCGGTGTTTTAGGAAATGGAGAAGGCCGCTTTGCCGATAAAGTGGTAAAAGTTCCCAGTAAACGCGGCCCGGAAGCCTTAAGAGTTTTATTGAATGATTTTGATGCGAATGCAAGAAGTGATGAAAAATTTATCCAATATTATGATCGACAAGGGAAAACTTATTTCTACGATTTATTAAAAGACTTGGCAGATACCTCAGATCTTAGCGAAAATGATTTTATCGATTGGGGGCATGAAAAACCTTATATCAAAGCGGTTGGAGTAGGAGAATGTGCCGGTGTGGTGATCGATCTTATTGCCACCTTACTTTTTGAAAGTGAAGAGAAGATTGACAACGCGCAAAGCGCTTTAGATCGTAAAGCATGGGCAGATTCTATTTACCATTCCTATACTTCAATCGTAAATTCAGCAAAAGCATTGTTGTTAGCCGACGATGTAAAAACCAATACCCAAGCCGGAATAATAGCGCAATTTGACGAGCTATTTGTAGAAACCGGTAAAATTGAACTTTCAACTTCTTTTAAAGAGTTCACGTATCAATTAAATGAACATGAACCTAGCGAAGAATTTGCTCAGAAATATATCGAAGATGCGCGTTTATTCTTAAAAAGGGTAGATGCCTATAGAACGAAGGAGGTACAAGATGTATAA
- a CDS encoding phosphoadenosine phosphosulfate reductase domain-containing protein: MKRYTEKELKILNQQLKGIGPEEIIQWVILNSKRPVVTTNFRPYEVAILHAVSKIKSDVQVVWCDTGYNTPQTYKHAKEVIDILDLNVKIYIPKQTAAYRDAMFGGIPQVDSSDHDEFTRQVKLEPFQRAMREQQPDIWFTNLRKGQTAFRDSIDILSYSKDGLLKVSPFYHWSDEKLDLYLEEYNLPNEHKYFDPTKVLSNRECGLHA; this comes from the coding sequence ATGAAAAGGTATACAGAGAAAGAATTAAAAATCCTTAATCAGCAATTAAAAGGCATAGGCCCTGAAGAAATTATCCAATGGGTGATTTTAAACAGTAAGCGACCCGTAGTAACAACTAATTTTAGACCTTATGAGGTGGCAATTTTACATGCCGTTTCTAAAATCAAATCTGATGTTCAGGTGGTTTGGTGTGATACCGGCTATAATACTCCGCAAACCTATAAGCATGCTAAAGAGGTGATTGATATTCTGGATCTAAATGTTAAAATTTATATACCCAAGCAAACTGCTGCCTATCGTGATGCGATGTTTGGTGGAATTCCGCAGGTAGATAGTTCAGATCACGATGAATTTACCCGTCAGGTAAAATTAGAACCTTTTCAAAGAGCGATGAGAGAGCAGCAGCCGGATATCTGGTTTACCAATCTCCGTAAAGGACAAACTGCTTTCCGTGATAGTATCGATATTCTTAGCTACAGTAAGGATGGTCTTTTAAAAGTAAGTCCTTTTTATCATTGGAGTGATGAAAAACTGGATCTTTATTTAGAAGAGTATAATCTTCCTAATGAGCATAAATATTTTGATCCGACAAAAGTATTGTCCAATAGAGAATGTGGACTACACGCGTAA
- a CDS encoding RrF2 family transcriptional regulator, whose translation MLSKKTKYGIKALTFIARQPERNPVQTSEIAKSENISLKFLESILLILRKSGFLGSKKGKGGGYYLIKEPEDIKMTAIIRVLEGPIAMVPCVSLNYYEKCEDCPDEQTCAVHKLMIQVRDSTLNVLGENTLADLS comes from the coding sequence ATGCTTTCAAAGAAAACAAAATACGGAATTAAAGCCTTAACCTTTATAGCAAGGCAACCAGAAAGAAATCCTGTGCAAACTTCGGAAATTGCGAAGAGTGAAAATATCTCGCTTAAGTTTCTGGAAAGTATTCTATTAATACTGCGTAAATCGGGATTTTTAGGCTCAAAAAAAGGCAAGGGCGGAGGTTATTATCTTATTAAGGAACCCGAAGATATTAAAATGACTGCCATCATTAGAGTATTAGAAGGCCCTATAGCAATGGTTCCCTGTGTAAGTCTTAATTATTATGAAAAATGCGAAGACTGCCCTGATGAGCAAACCTGTGCTGTTCATAAATTAATGATTCAGGTTCGTGATAGCACCTTAAATGTGCTTGGTGAAAATACACTGGCCGATTTAAGCTAG
- a CDS encoding trans-sulfuration enzyme family protein, translating into MSTPHFETEAIRTQIERSQFLEHSSPLYLTSSYIFEDAEDMRASFSEEKERNIYSRFSNPNTSEFVEKIAKMEGAETGYAFATGMSAVFSTLAALLNSGDHIISSRSVFGSTHSLFTKFFPKWNISHSYFKIDEVDAIERLIKPETKIIFAETPTNPGVDIIDLEVLSEIAKKHKLILVIDNCFATPYIQNPIKYGAHLVIHSATKMIDGQGRVLGGVTVGNADLIREIYLFSRNTGPALSPFNAWILSKSLETLAVRLEKHSENALKLAEFLENHPNVQQVKYPFLKSHPQYEIAKKQMRLGGNIISFEIKGGIAAGRKFVNSVKMCSRSANLGDTRSIVTHPASTTHSKLSEEDRLEVGITDGLIRTSVGLEHIDDIIEDIKQALS; encoded by the coding sequence ATGTCTACTCCACATTTTGAAACTGAAGCTATACGTACTCAGATAGAACGTTCACAGTTTTTAGAACATTCATCTCCTTTGTACCTAACCTCAAGTTATATCTTTGAAGATGCTGAGGATATGCGAGCTTCATTTTCCGAAGAAAAAGAAAGAAATATTTATAGCAGGTTCTCGAACCCCAATACGTCAGAATTTGTTGAAAAAATAGCTAAAATGGAAGGGGCAGAAACAGGTTATGCTTTTGCTACCGGGATGAGTGCTGTGTTTTCTACCCTTGCAGCTTTATTAAATAGCGGGGATCATATAATTTCCTCAAGATCGGTTTTTGGAAGTACTCATTCTCTTTTTACAAAGTTTTTTCCAAAATGGAATATTTCACACAGTTATTTTAAGATTGATGAAGTAGATGCTATTGAAAGATTAATCAAGCCTGAAACAAAAATCATTTTTGCCGAAACACCAACCAATCCCGGTGTCGATATTATCGATTTAGAAGTACTTAGCGAAATTGCTAAAAAACATAAGCTAATTTTAGTAATCGATAACTGCTTTGCAACTCCTTATATTCAAAATCCTATTAAGTATGGAGCGCATTTGGTGATCCATTCGGCTACAAAGATGATTGATGGGCAGGGAAGGGTCTTAGGCGGAGTTACCGTGGGAAATGCCGATCTTATTAGGGAGATTTACTTATTTTCCAGAAATACCGGCCCGGCACTCAGCCCTTTTAATGCATGGATTCTTTCAAAGAGTTTAGAAACTTTAGCAGTACGTTTAGAAAAGCATTCTGAAAATGCTCTGAAATTAGCCGAATTCTTAGAAAACCATCCTAATGTTCAGCAAGTAAAATATCCGTTCCTAAAATCCCATCCGCAATACGAGATTGCAAAAAAACAAATGCGTTTAGGAGGCAATATTATTTCTTTTGAAATTAAAGGAGGGATCGCTGCCGGGAGAAAATTCGTAAACTCAGTAAAAATGTGTTCTAGAAGTGCCAATTTAGGGGATACCAGAAGCATCGTTACCCATCCGGCAAGTACAACCCACAGCAAGTTAAGTGAAGAAGATCGTTTAGAAGTAGGGATAACTGATGGATTGATTAGAACCTCGGTTGGATTAGAACATATTGATGATATTATTGAAGATATAAAACAAGCCTTATCTTAA
- a CDS encoding O-acetylhomoserine aminocarboxypropyltransferase/cysteine synthase family protein: MSLNKFATNALHAGHDVTIHGGTRAVPIYQTTSYVFKDADEAAGRFSLAQPGYIYTRLNNPTNDILEQRLAALEGGIGAVVTASGTAAINTTLLTLLKAGDHIVASSSLYGGTYNLLSVTLPRLGITTTFVDPSKPENFGEAVQENTRAIFAESLGNPKLDVLDLKNISKQAKAHKIPFIVDNTVATPYLLKPIEFGANIVIESLTKYISGNGTSLGGAIIDAGTFDWASGNFPEFTEPSPGYHGLIYHEALGNAAFIAKIRVEGLRDYGAALSPFNAFQIIQGLETLKIRIKGHSENALALAKWLQEQEVVTWVNYPGLSDSPYYKLAQEYLPEGQSGVLTFGVKGGYDSAKIIANETKLFSLLANIGDTKSLIIHPASTTHQQLDDKAQQATGVSKDLIRLSVGLEDIEDLKADLKLVFSKI, translated from the coding sequence ATGAGTTTAAATAAATTTGCTACAAACGCTTTACATGCAGGTCACGATGTAACCATTCACGGAGGAACAAGAGCTGTTCCTATTTACCAAACCACTTCTTATGTTTTTAAAGATGCCGATGAGGCAGCCGGGAGGTTTTCGTTAGCACAACCGGGATATATTTATACCCGTTTAAATAATCCTACTAACGATATCTTAGAACAAAGACTGGCTGCTTTAGAAGGAGGAATTGGCGCGGTAGTAACCGCATCTGGAACAGCGGCTATTAATACCACTTTATTAACCTTACTAAAAGCAGGCGATCATATCGTGGCTTCCAGCAGTTTGTATGGAGGTACTTATAACCTGTTAAGCGTAACACTACCAAGACTTGGGATCACCACTACTTTTGTAGATCCCTCAAAACCTGAGAATTTTGGGGAAGCTGTCCAGGAAAATACAAGAGCTATCTTTGCAGAGTCTTTGGGAAATCCCAAATTAGATGTCTTAGACTTAAAAAATATCTCTAAACAAGCCAAAGCACATAAGATCCCCTTTATTGTAGATAATACAGTAGCCACCCCTTATTTATTAAAACCAATTGAGTTTGGCGCCAATATCGTAATAGAATCTCTAACAAAGTACATTAGTGGTAATGGAACATCTTTAGGCGGCGCTATCATCGATGCCGGTACGTTTGACTGGGCTAGCGGTAATTTTCCTGAATTTACAGAACCTTCGCCTGGATATCATGGATTGATATATCATGAAGCTTTAGGTAATGCTGCTTTTATAGCCAAAATAAGGGTAGAAGGATTACGTGATTACGGGGCGGCCTTAAGTCCATTCAATGCTTTCCAGATAATTCAGGGACTTGAAACTTTAAAAATAAGAATTAAGGGGCATAGCGAAAATGCTTTGGCACTGGCTAAATGGTTGCAAGAACAAGAAGTGGTAACCTGGGTAAACTATCCGGGATTAAGCGATAGTCCATATTACAAACTGGCTCAGGAATATTTGCCAGAGGGACAGAGTGGCGTTCTTACTTTTGGAGTGAAAGGGGGGTATGATTCTGCTAAGATTATCGCTAACGAAACAAAATTATTCTCCTTATTGGCTAACATAGGAGATACAAAATCTTTAATTATTCATCCTGCTAGCACCACCCATCAACAACTTGATGATAAAGCACAGCAAGCCACTGGTGTTTCTAAGGATTTAATACGTTTGTCTGTAGGTCTTGAAGATATCGAAGATTTAAAAGCTGATTTGAAATTGGTATTTTCAAAAATATAA